The Gemmatimonadota bacterium genome has a segment encoding these proteins:
- a CDS encoding sulfatase-like hydrolase/transferase, which produces MNRPNLLYIHSDQHSPKVLGCYGDPLVQTPHLDALAAQGVRFNNAYCPSPVCTPSRMSMLTGRYPYENEVWTNHHILDSGRPTLAHAMGAAGYHPVLIGRMHALGTDQLHGYVDRPIGDHSSNYPGTGDAPSNLIQSVQKSGAGQSGYEVHDEDVTAAAIDFINREGIKKRSGQTDTPFCLHVGYMLPHSPYIARKADYDQYIDVITPPKHPKPMGDESHPFFQWWRDRNNFLEIDDADTTRARAAYWALVTAMDRMIGQLLEALEKNGFTQNTMIVYSSDHGEHVGEKALWMKRTFYEESVRVPAIIFWPDALPKGQVNNRVISALDLNATMLDALDAPELPHSRGRSLLPLLRGEVDTWEDIAFSEYCIYEGHYQRMIRQGDWKLIYYHGYDPQLFNLSEDPEEIHNRADDSECQAIREELTAKVLDRWDPEWVAEKMLEKRRDLEVIREWASATNAPEQCKWPQTSQMTYLD; this is translated from the coding sequence ATGAACCGACCAAACTTGCTCTACATCCACTCAGACCAGCACAGCCCAAAAGTACTCGGTTGTTATGGCGATCCACTCGTCCAAACGCCCCATCTGGATGCACTCGCTGCACAGGGGGTGAGATTTAACAATGCCTATTGTCCATCGCCTGTATGCACGCCATCGCGGATGTCAATGCTAACGGGACGGTATCCCTATGAAAATGAAGTGTGGACAAACCATCACATCCTGGATTCGGGACGACCTACCCTCGCGCATGCAATGGGCGCAGCGGGCTACCACCCCGTGCTCATAGGGCGCATGCACGCTCTGGGCACAGACCAGTTGCACGGGTATGTGGATCGTCCCATTGGAGATCATTCTTCAAATTACCCGGGCACAGGCGATGCCCCCAGCAACTTAATCCAATCGGTTCAAAAATCAGGTGCGGGCCAGAGCGGTTACGAAGTACACGATGAAGATGTGACAGCAGCAGCAATTGATTTTATCAATCGAGAAGGGATAAAAAAACGCAGCGGACAAACGGATACCCCCTTTTGTTTGCACGTGGGATATATGCTACCACACTCGCCTTATATTGCGCGAAAAGCAGATTACGATCAGTACATCGATGTGATTACACCCCCAAAACATCCCAAACCAATGGGCGATGAGTCGCATCCCTTTTTTCAATGGTGGCGAGACCGAAACAATTTCCTGGAAATTGACGATGCCGACACCACGCGCGCCCGCGCAGCTTACTGGGCACTGGTTACGGCAATGGACCGCATGATCGGACAACTTTTGGAGGCATTAGAAAAGAATGGATTTACACAGAACACAATGATCGTATATTCATCAGACCACGGCGAACATGTGGGTGAAAAAGCATTGTGGATGAAGCGAACATTTTACGAAGAATCTGTTCGAGTACCGGCAATTATTTTCTGGCCCGATGCGCTGCCCAAAGGACAGGTCAATAACCGCGTCATCAGCGCACTGGACTTAAATGCGACCATGCTCGACGCATTGGACGCACCCGAATTGCCCCATTCGCGCGGGCGCAGCCTGTTGCCATTGCTGCGCGGTGAAGTAGATACCTGGGAAGATATTGCCTTTTCAGAATACTGTATCTACGAAGGCCATTACCAGCGCATGATTCGACAAGGCGATTGGAAACTGATTTACTATCACGGCTATGATCCGCAATTATTCAATCTATCCGAAGATCCTGAAGAAATACACAATCGGGCGGACGACAGCGAATGTCAGGCGATTCGAGAAGAACTAACAGCAAAAGTACTGGATAGATGGGACCCGGAGTGGGTTGCAGAAAAAATGCTGGAAAAAAGAAGGGATCTGGAAGTCATTCGGGAATGGGCAAGTGCGACAAATGCACCCGAGCAATGCAAATGGCCTCAAACCTCACAAATGACATATCTGGATTAA
- a CDS encoding SH3 domain-containing protein, translated as MVRLRFLADRFFVGLFCVLLASLSGCDYLLPKEKVYVTVAILNLREKPTTKSQVVERLQRGRELEIFERANPWLRVRTDGKTEGWVHGNYVGDAAAVRAALQKDLARRSGTRKKRPVVRPTQPATEPQVTQETQTTQPSPGALSIDGMIAGMPDDLILEEVDPLEGQPRHFGATGSGQVVLEFWGPEADLLRSEIMVTVLDISDADLNHNADLVRLFIQNAVPQWQRDTPWVANFLRELSSQDVGTGGFDTRSKTVRFRFIKPLSAIRVTIEKAS; from the coding sequence ATGGTGCGGTTGAGATTTTTGGCCGACCGATTTTTTGTCGGCCTTTTTTGTGTACTCCTGGCGAGTTTAAGTGGCTGTGATTATCTATTACCCAAAGAAAAAGTCTATGTCACCGTTGCAATTCTGAATTTGCGCGAAAAGCCAACGACAAAATCGCAGGTCGTTGAGCGCTTGCAGCGTGGTCGCGAACTGGAAATTTTTGAAAGAGCCAATCCCTGGTTACGTGTACGCACAGATGGAAAAACTGAAGGATGGGTACACGGCAATTATGTCGGAGACGCCGCAGCTGTGCGTGCAGCTTTGCAAAAAGACCTCGCGCGTCGTTCCGGAACTCGAAAAAAACGGCCTGTAGTGCGCCCGACTCAGCCCGCAACTGAACCGCAAGTGACACAAGAAACACAAACAACGCAACCATCTCCCGGCGCCCTATCTATTGATGGCATGATTGCGGGCATGCCCGATGATCTGATACTGGAAGAAGTCGATCCCCTCGAGGGACAGCCGCGCCATTTTGGCGCAACGGGCAGCGGACAAGTCGTACTGGAGTTCTGGGGTCCAGAAGCCGATTTGTTGCGATCCGAAATTATGGTAACCGTACTCGATATATCCGATGCCGACTTGAACCACAATGCAGACCTCGTGCGCTTATTTATTCAAAATGCCGTACCGCAATGGCAACGCGACACACCCTGGGTCGCAAACTTTTTGCGGGAATTGTCGAGCCAGGATGTTGGCACAGGCGGATTTGACACACGCAGCAAAACCGTCAGGTTCCGGTTCATCAAACCCCTGAGTGCAATTCGCGTGACAATTGAAAAAGCATCGTGA
- the dnaK gene encoding molecular chaperone DnaK: protein MSNVIGIDLGTTNSCVAVMEGGDPVVIPNSEGGRTTPSVVAFAQDGERLIGEVAKRQAVTNPAKTIYSIKRFMGRRREEVSTEISEVPYTVASDANGLASVQLDDKTYTPPEISAMVLQKMKQTAEDYLGETVTQAVVTVPAYFNDAQRQATKDAGKIAGLDVLRIVNEPTAASLAYGLDKKSDEKIAVYDLGGGTFDISILELGDGVFEVKSTNGDTHLGGDDFDQRVIDFLAEEFLKENSVDLRQDPMALQRLKEAAEKAKCELSSSASTDINLPFITADASGPKHLNVNLSRARFEQLVDDLVERTKGPCEQAIRDAGLSASDIDEVILVGGSTRIPKVQEIVQGVFGKEPNRGVNPDEVVAIGAAIQAGVLSGDVTDVLLLDVTPLSLGIETLGGVMTRLIDRNTTIPSKKAEVFSTAADSQPSVEIHVLQGERDMALDNRTIGKFHLDGIPPAPRGVPQIEVAFDIDANGILNVSAKDKGTGKEQNIRIEASSGLSDAEIDKMVNDAQANAAEDKKKREAVEIKNAAEQQVHQTEKQMEEMGDKVSAETKSKVTEAVDKVKDALKSENVDAIKSANENLTQVWHQVASELYQQASAEEGPQGAPGEPPPGGAEGPRQSDDGTVDAEYEVVDDKKK, encoded by the coding sequence ATGAGCAACGTAATAGGCATTGATCTGGGAACGACCAATTCGTGTGTCGCTGTGATGGAAGGCGGCGACCCGGTTGTTATTCCAAATTCAGAAGGGGGACGGACCACGCCCTCTGTAGTTGCATTCGCACAAGATGGGGAGCGCCTCATTGGTGAGGTTGCCAAACGACAGGCTGTGACCAATCCGGCCAAGACCATTTATTCTATCAAGCGATTTATGGGGCGCCGCCGCGAAGAGGTGAGCACTGAAATTTCCGAAGTGCCCTACACGGTCGCGAGTGACGCCAATGGGCTGGCATCGGTACAGCTCGACGACAAGACATATACCCCGCCTGAGATTTCGGCAATGGTGCTTCAAAAAATGAAGCAAACCGCCGAAGATTATCTCGGCGAAACCGTCACGCAGGCTGTGGTCACGGTTCCCGCATATTTTAATGATGCACAGCGACAGGCCACCAAAGATGCCGGCAAGATTGCTGGCCTTGATGTGTTGCGCATTGTCAACGAACCAACTGCTGCATCACTGGCTTATGGTCTGGACAAAAAGAGCGATGAAAAAATCGCGGTTTACGACCTCGGTGGTGGCACATTTGATATTTCCATCCTCGAACTGGGCGATGGCGTTTTTGAAGTCAAATCCACCAATGGTGATACCCATTTGGGCGGCGATGACTTTGATCAGCGCGTCATTGACTTTCTGGCCGAGGAGTTTTTAAAAGAAAATAGCGTGGATTTGCGCCAGGATCCCATGGCTTTGCAACGCCTTAAAGAAGCGGCAGAAAAAGCCAAGTGCGAACTATCGAGTTCCGCATCTACCGATATCAATCTTCCGTTTATCACGGCTGATGCATCTGGCCCCAAGCACCTCAATGTTAACCTGTCACGCGCGCGATTTGAACAACTCGTCGATGATCTCGTCGAGCGCACAAAAGGGCCCTGTGAACAGGCTATTCGGGATGCTGGCCTTTCGGCTTCTGATATTGATGAGGTGATTCTGGTGGGTGGTTCAACGCGCATCCCCAAAGTACAGGAAATTGTGCAGGGAGTTTTTGGCAAAGAGCCTAACAGGGGGGTAAATCCCGATGAAGTCGTCGCCATTGGTGCGGCTATTCAAGCGGGTGTGCTCTCTGGGGATGTGACCGATGTGCTGCTGCTCGATGTGACGCCGCTCTCGCTGGGTATTGAGACGCTCGGCGGCGTGATGACGCGCCTTATTGATCGCAACACCACAATTCCGTCGAAAAAGGCCGAAGTGTTTTCAACTGCTGCCGACAGCCAGCCTTCGGTGGAGATTCACGTTTTGCAGGGCGAGCGCGATATGGCGTTAGATAACCGTACCATTGGCAAGTTTCATCTCGATGGTATTCCGCCCGCGCCGCGCGGTGTGCCGCAAATTGAGGTCGCATTTGACATCGATGCAAATGGCATTCTCAATGTTTCGGCAAAGGACAAGGGTACGGGCAAAGAGCAGAATATTCGCATTGAGGCTTCGTCGGGATTGTCAGACGCAGAAATTGATAAGATGGTCAATGACGCACAGGCCAATGCGGCTGAAGACAAGAAGAAACGCGAGGCCGTAGAGATCAAAAATGCGGCGGAGCAGCAAGTGCATCAGACCGAGAAGCAGATGGAGGAGATGGGGGACAAGGTCAGCGCTGAGACGAAGTCCAAAGTGACCGAGGCCGTTGACAAGGTCAAAGACGCCCTCAAGAGTGAAAATGTCGATGCGATTAAATCGGCGAATGAAAATCTCACCCAGGTCTGGCATCAGGTTGCGAGTGAACTCTATCAACAAGCCTCAGCAGAGGAGGGACCTCAGGGTGCGCCAGGAGAGCCGCCACCTGGTGGTGCAGAAGGTCCCAGACAGAGCGACGATGGGACTGTTGATGCTGAATATGAAGTTGTAGATGATAAGAAGAAGTAA
- a CDS encoding zinc ribbon domain-containing protein yields the protein MPTYEYACTACEHEFEAFHSITAEPIRLCPECGEQKVERLISGGAGLIFKGSGFYITDYRSDGYKEAAKKDKEASKEKKSDTKKSETKKTSESKSSDTKAA from the coding sequence ATGCCGACTTATGAATATGCGTGTACTGCATGCGAGCACGAATTTGAAGCTTTTCACTCTATCACTGCCGAACCCATTCGTTTGTGTCCCGAATGCGGTGAGCAAAAGGTCGAGCGTCTTATCAGTGGTGGTGCAGGTCTGATATTTAAGGGGTCGGGCTTTTATATCACCGATTATCGCAGTGATGGATACAAAGAAGCAGCTAAAAAGGATAAAGAAGCATCTAAAGAGAAAAAATCTGACACAAAAAAATCAGAGACAAAAAAGACCTCTGAGTCTAAAAGTTCGGATACCAAAGCAGCATAA
- the sucC gene encoding ADP-forming succinate--CoA ligase subunit beta yields MKIHEYQAKEILRSFGVPVPNGAVARTPEEAEAIAKDLGGAVVVKAQIHAGGRGKGGGIKLAADPAEAGEVASEIIGMQLVTPQTGSEGQKVKSVWVENATDIDRELYLGIVLDRAQSRLVVMASSEGGMDIEEVAATTPEKILKEVVHPGVGLQPFQARHLALGLGLEGDQLKQGVSFITALYNAYIETDCSLAEINPLVVSKSGEVLALDAKMNFDDSAMYRHSDIYELRDVDEEDPLEVEASKYDLNYIKLDGEVGCMVNGAGLAMATMDIVKYAGSSPANFLDVGGGTNVERVKNAMRILTSDESVKAVLINIFGGIVRCDRVAEGVVAALEDIEINVPLVVRLQGTNAEEGAQILENSGLEFTVARKLQEAAEAVVAAVQNAA; encoded by the coding sequence ATGAAAATTCACGAATATCAGGCTAAAGAAATTCTCAGATCTTTTGGCGTGCCCGTGCCAAATGGCGCGGTTGCTCGTACGCCCGAAGAGGCCGAAGCGATTGCCAAAGACCTCGGTGGGGCAGTGGTTGTCAAGGCTCAGATCCACGCGGGTGGGCGCGGTAAAGGGGGCGGTATTAAACTCGCAGCCGATCCGGCCGAAGCTGGAGAAGTGGCATCAGAAATTATTGGCATGCAACTCGTTACCCCTCAAACGGGTTCTGAAGGGCAAAAGGTCAAATCTGTTTGGGTGGAAAATGCGACGGATATTGACCGCGAATTGTACCTGGGCATTGTGCTGGACCGCGCGCAGTCGCGTCTGGTCGTTATGGCTTCCAGTGAGGGTGGGATGGATATTGAAGAGGTGGCTGCGACGACGCCGGAAAAAATTCTCAAAGAGGTCGTTCATCCCGGCGTGGGGCTTCAGCCCTTTCAGGCGCGGCATCTCGCACTCGGTCTGGGGCTTGAAGGCGATCAACTCAAACAGGGAGTCTCATTTATCACCGCCCTTTACAATGCATATATAGAGACCGATTGTTCGCTTGCTGAAATTAATCCCCTCGTTGTGTCCAAAAGCGGTGAGGTTCTGGCTCTGGATGCCAAGATGAATTTCGATGATAGTGCGATGTATCGCCATTCTGATATCTATGAATTGCGCGATGTTGACGAGGAAGATCCGCTTGAGGTCGAGGCTTCAAAATACGATCTCAATTATATCAAACTCGACGGGGAAGTCGGCTGTATGGTCAATGGCGCGGGTCTGGCGATGGCTACGATGGATATTGTCAAATACGCGGGGTCGTCACCGGCAAATTTTCTCGATGTTGGCGGGGGTACCAATGTCGAGCGCGTCAAAAATGCGATGCGTATTCTCACGTCCGACGAATCGGTCAAAGCTGTGCTTATCAATATTTTTGGCGGTATTGTGCGTTGCGACCGCGTGGCAGAAGGCGTTGTTGCCGCGCTTGAAGATATCGAAATCAATGTGCCGCTGGTGGTGCGATTGCAGGGGACCAATGCCGAAGAAGGCGCGCAAATTCTCGAAAATTCAGGTCTTGAATTTACCGTTGCCCGCAAGCTCCAGGAAGCCGCTGAGGCTGTTGTTGCGGCTGTACAGAATGCCGCATAG
- a CDS encoding mandelate racemase/muconate lactonizing enzyme family protein gives MKITEIKTYHLRYPLREKIAISRGWSTSRQAQVVEIATDSGLIGWGEGTGDVHRSAIDAHIMGRSPFDCGAIYQALSDDGVSPKAISGVDIALWDLMGKALDMPVYQLLGGKVRDKIPAYATGLFCIDRPDVTQALVDEAKGYVDMGFSAMKMKIGFGAAYDVKNVTAIRQAIGPDVLFAVDANCGYDVGTAIDVGHKIAHNDLFWYEEPIPTDDVRGYLQVKDALPIRIAGAEGLGGRWAFRELIQQRALDIVQPDISIAGGFSECRIIAAMASANYVRVLPHMWGSHIRLAATVHWQATIPDAPDALNPFPSLFEYDMTENGLRTELAVNPIQAVDGEVPVPDAPGLGIEIDRGVLEKYAV, from the coding sequence ATGAAAATTACTGAGATAAAAACATATCATTTGCGCTATCCCTTGCGAGAGAAGATCGCGATTTCGAGGGGATGGTCCACGAGCCGACAGGCGCAAGTTGTGGAGATCGCTACAGATAGTGGTCTGATTGGGTGGGGTGAGGGGACAGGCGATGTCCATCGATCTGCGATTGACGCGCATATTATGGGGCGCAGTCCGTTTGATTGTGGTGCGATCTATCAGGCGTTGTCCGATGATGGGGTAAGCCCGAAGGCGATCAGTGGGGTAGATATTGCGCTGTGGGATTTGATGGGCAAGGCTCTCGATATGCCGGTGTATCAATTATTGGGGGGAAAGGTGAGAGACAAGATTCCCGCGTATGCCACCGGGTTATTTTGCATAGACCGCCCTGATGTGACACAGGCTCTTGTCGATGAGGCAAAAGGGTATGTCGATATGGGTTTTTCTGCGATGAAAATGAAGATCGGATTTGGCGCGGCTTACGATGTGAAAAATGTAACGGCAATTCGGCAGGCGATAGGTCCCGATGTGTTGTTTGCCGTGGATGCCAATTGCGGATATGATGTGGGTACGGCTATTGATGTGGGTCACAAGATCGCACATAATGATTTGTTCTGGTATGAAGAACCGATACCAACGGATGATGTGCGCGGGTATTTGCAGGTGAAAGATGCGTTGCCTATACGCATTGCGGGCGCGGAAGGGCTGGGTGGACGTTGGGCATTCCGCGAGTTGATCCAGCAGCGGGCACTGGATATTGTGCAGCCCGATATCAGTATTGCAGGTGGGTTTAGCGAGTGTCGCATTATTGCGGCGATGGCGAGCGCAAATTATGTGCGGGTTTTGCCGCATATGTGGGGCAGTCATATTCGACTGGCGGCGACTGTCCACTGGCAGGCTACTATTCCCGATGCACCGGATGCGTTGAACCCCTTTCCTTCCCTGTTTGAATACGATATGACGGAGAATGGGTTGCGGACGGAGTTGGCTGTGAATCCGATCCAGGCGGTGGATGGCGAAGTGCCCGTGCCCGATGCACCGGGATTGGGGATTGAGATTGATCGAGGTGTGCTGGAAAAATACGCTGTTTGA
- a CDS encoding insulinase family protein produces MRNLFALTLFTLTLLASPVFAGFTRVNAPNPDDPMDVHIYKLDNGLTIYLTENHEEPRFYAEIPVRAGSKHDPAESTGLAHYLEHMLFKGTQNIGTLNYKKEKAHIDRIIALYEDHFSETDPEKRKAIYAEINKASQQAAQYAIPNELDKLYKAMGESGLNAHTWHEETVYKVGLPSNYLKHWAKIESERFQNPVFRLFQPELEVVYEEKNRTLDNKGWLISEAVNKHLYKKHPYGQQTTIGEVAHLKNPSLKNMYQFYDTYYVPNNMAICISGDIDIDATIKLIDEHFSAWKSKDIPALQTWEEPPLKGAERVTVKFQGEEYVLLAFRTNHRSHKDAEALKLIDMILDNRTAGLINLNLVQQQKVRRAGSYPYLHNDYGTQYLWGIPKRDQTLAEVEQLLLDQIAMIKRGEFDESLLSAIVTDFKKNQKRGLESNRSRVRQMTSAFLGFAEWDQEVAEIARMEKITREDIVRVANHYFGEDYVAGYRIDEQHELPKIEKPKIDKIDIDPTRQSEFAKDVLAMSADELSPVFVTDKDYTIAQVRDGVKLYYVKNPVNDLFTFTLSVDMGTYQDNRLSTARSLLDKSGADDLSPDALKKEWYKLGTDFNIGVSDNETNISISGLDENFAASLSLMMKYIQNPTTDQTTLDELVKITLAQREDQKKDPRSLRNALRLYSRYGDNSSYKRRISSEALQRLTVIELHGLISSLPTYEHALIYGGSRPLDEVLATIKAHFPNGGDLKMPPAYERLVVHAPDKTEIRFFHKETAQSQVFVESGGVVFDAALRPAIDLYNDYFAGGMSGIVFQELREARALAYSTFARYDLGDRSNDQNVMWGYIGCQADKTSEAVAALVELIDDLPESPERFSEAQNSVVNRYRVAKIKYRELPGVLRIWERRNQTPDPRKERFDHILQAEMPSVLDFHKQHIAKRPKLISIMGDTTKFDLNSLSTLGTITPVTLDDLFVD; encoded by the coding sequence ATGCGGAATTTATTCGCCCTTACACTTTTCACCCTTACACTGCTCGCTTCACCTGTCTTCGCCGGGTTCACGCGCGTTAATGCGCCCAATCCCGACGATCCGATGGATGTACATATCTACAAACTCGACAATGGTCTCACCATTTATCTCACTGAAAACCACGAAGAACCGCGTTTTTATGCCGAAATCCCCGTGCGTGCGGGAAGCAAACACGATCCCGCTGAATCTACGGGACTGGCGCATTATTTGGAACACATGCTTTTTAAGGGTACGCAAAATATCGGGACATTGAATTACAAAAAAGAAAAGGCCCACATTGACCGCATTATTGCGCTCTACGAAGATCACTTCAGCGAAACCGATCCCGAAAAACGCAAAGCCATTTATGCAGAGATCAACAAAGCATCTCAACAGGCGGCGCAATACGCTATACCCAATGAACTCGACAAACTCTACAAAGCTATGGGCGAGAGTGGCTTGAATGCACACACATGGCACGAAGAAACCGTGTACAAAGTGGGTTTGCCCAGCAATTATCTCAAACACTGGGCAAAAATTGAGTCCGAACGGTTTCAAAATCCCGTATTTCGCTTGTTTCAGCCCGAATTGGAAGTTGTATATGAAGAAAAAAACCGCACATTGGACAACAAAGGCTGGCTCATCAGCGAGGCTGTGAATAAACATCTGTACAAAAAGCATCCCTACGGCCAGCAAACCACGATTGGCGAGGTGGCGCATCTCAAAAATCCCTCGCTTAAAAATATGTACCAGTTTTACGACACGTATTACGTGCCTAACAATATGGCGATTTGTATTTCGGGTGATATTGACATCGACGCGACTATTAAACTGATTGACGAACATTTCTCAGCATGGAAATCCAAAGATATTCCCGCGCTCCAAACATGGGAAGAACCGCCTCTTAAAGGTGCTGAGCGCGTCACGGTCAAATTTCAGGGCGAAGAATATGTACTTCTGGCTTTTCGCACAAATCACCGCAGTCACAAAGACGCCGAGGCACTGAAGCTGATTGATATGATTCTGGACAATCGCACTGCGGGGCTTATCAATCTCAATCTCGTGCAGCAGCAGAAAGTACGACGCGCGGGTAGTTATCCCTACTTACACAATGACTACGGCACGCAATATCTGTGGGGGATTCCGAAAAGAGATCAAACACTCGCCGAAGTTGAGCAACTGCTGTTGGATCAAATTGCCATGATTAAACGCGGAGAATTTGACGAAAGCCTGCTGTCCGCGATTGTCACGGATTTTAAAAAGAACCAAAAACGGGGCCTGGAATCCAATCGCAGTCGGGTCAGACAAATGACCAGTGCATTTTTGGGATTTGCCGAATGGGATCAAGAGGTTGCTGAAATTGCCCGTATGGAAAAAATCACGCGAGAAGATATCGTACGTGTAGCCAATCATTATTTTGGCGAGGACTATGTTGCGGGCTATCGCATTGACGAACAACACGAATTGCCCAAAATCGAGAAGCCCAAAATCGACAAAATTGATATTGATCCTACGCGGCAATCCGAATTCGCAAAAGATGTGCTGGCTATGTCTGCGGATGAGCTTTCACCGGTTTTTGTCACCGATAAAGACTATACCATTGCACAGGTGCGAGACGGTGTAAAACTCTACTATGTGAAAAACCCGGTTAATGATCTCTTCACGTTCACGCTTAGCGTAGATATGGGGACGTATCAGGATAACCGACTCAGCACGGCCAGATCGCTCCTGGACAAATCTGGTGCTGACGATCTGTCTCCCGATGCGCTGAAAAAAGAATGGTACAAACTGGGTACGGATTTCAATATTGGCGTGTCAGATAATGAGACCAATATCAGTATTTCCGGCTTAGATGAAAATTTTGCGGCATCTCTTTCGCTGATGATGAAATATATCCAGAACCCGACTACTGATCAGACTACGCTCGATGAACTCGTCAAAATTACCCTCGCGCAACGCGAAGATCAAAAGAAAGACCCCCGATCTTTGCGCAATGCCCTGCGTTTGTACAGTCGTTATGGCGACAATTCGTCGTATAAACGCCGCATTTCTTCTGAGGCATTGCAAAGGCTCACGGTTATAGAATTACACGGTTTGATATCCAGCCTGCCGACCTATGAACATGCTCTGATTTACGGTGGTTCCAGGCCGCTGGATGAGGTTCTTGCGACGATCAAAGCGCATTTTCCCAACGGTGGTGACTTAAAAATGCCTCCTGCTTATGAACGTCTCGTAGTTCACGCGCCAGATAAAACCGAGATTCGATTCTTTCACAAAGAAACGGCGCAGTCTCAGGTCTTTGTCGAGTCTGGAGGCGTCGTGTTCGATGCAGCACTCCGTCCGGCTATTGATCTCTACAATGATTATTTTGCCGGGGGTATGTCGGGTATTGTTTTTCAGGAATTGCGCGAGGCTCGAGCACTGGCTTATTCTACATTTGCGCGGTATGACCTCGGCGATCGCAGTAATGATCAGAATGTCATGTGGGGATATATTGGTTGCCAGGCGGACAAAACCTCGGAGGCTGTTGCTGCACTGGTCGAGTTGATTGACGATTTGCCCGAATCTCCCGAGCGTTTTTCAGAAGCCCAAAATTCTGTGGTTAATCGCTATCGCGTCGCCAAGATTAAATACCGCGAGTTGCCCGGTGTGTTGCGTATTTGGGAACGCCGCAACCAGACGCCCGATCCGCGAAAAGAGCGGTTTGATCACATTCTCCAGGCTGAGATGCCGAGTGTGCTCGATTTCCACAAGCAGCATATTGCCAAACGCCCCAAGCTCATTTCTATTATGGGCGACACGACCAAATTTGATCTCAATAGTCTGAGCACTCTCGGTACGATTACGCCCGTGACACTGGATGATTTGTTTGTGGATTAG
- a CDS encoding DUF790 family protein, with the protein MLTSDLLLVRRRGPYIEPRYVDATAPNIIALAEEIIDIFTDHQGKSRGELHSALDLRAAEATDYRVQRGLTKLLEDDRCEFRIDSIVEPEEIRTQVFGLSRENHPIVREPDLLYPVTREHILDQVALKYQTSSENIAHSLYADLPVNHYLDGFDAPDPAWLLNRYNVALAQAMFYRCTRMRLSVHRNLPVRYKQLFKFIKFYRLIHDIRGDRDAGYEIVLDGPVSLFRLSQKYGIQMAVFLPALLLCTRWKMEATVKLKDGREGDFVLDDHHNLISHYKDQTMYDSLLEETFATRFEKARTDWELERETEIVNLKNTVFIPDFAFRHPDGRTALLEIVGFWHPDYLRRKLDKLRRANRKDLIVAVSRDLNVQEEDFEDVPGHVFFFKTRIQPQDVARRLDQIRPEDCVND; encoded by the coding sequence ATGCTCACTTCCGACCTTTTGCTCGTGCGCCGTCGCGGGCCTTATATCGAGCCTCGCTATGTGGATGCAACAGCGCCTAATATTATCGCGCTGGCAGAGGAAATTATCGATATTTTCACCGATCACCAGGGCAAGTCGCGCGGTGAATTACACAGTGCTCTGGACCTGCGTGCGGCTGAAGCAACGGATTATCGCGTTCAGCGCGGTCTGACGAAATTGCTCGAAGACGATCGCTGTGAGTTTCGCATTGACAGTATTGTTGAACCCGAAGAAATTCGCACACAGGTTTTTGGCCTCAGCCGAGAGAATCACCCCATTGTCCGCGAACCCGATCTTCTCTATCCCGTTACACGCGAACACATTCTCGACCAGGTCGCGCTCAAATATCAGACCTCGTCGGAAAATATCGCGCATAGCCTCTACGCAGACCTTCCCGTCAATCACTATCTCGATGGCTTTGATGCGCCCGATCCCGCATGGTTGCTCAACCGCTACAATGTCGCACTCGCGCAGGCTATGTTCTATCGCTGTACCCGCATGCGACTCTCGGTGCATCGCAACTTGCCAGTGCGCTACAAACAGCTTTTCAAGTTTATCAAATTTTATCGCTTGATTCACGATATCCGCGGCGACCGGGATGCGGGATACGAAATTGTCCTCGACGGACCTGTAAGCCTGTTTCGTCTCTCGCAAAAATACGGTATTCAGATGGCTGTTTTTTTGCCTGCGTTGCTCTTGTGTACCCGCTGGAAAATGGAAGCTACGGTCAAACTTAAAGATGGTCGCGAAGGCGATTTTGTCCTGGATGACCATCACAATTTGATTTCGCACTACAAAGATCAGACCATGTACGATTCTCTCCTCGAAGAGACCTTTGCTACGCGCTTTGAAAAAGCCAGGACCGATTGGGAACTCGAACGCGAAACAGAAATTGTGAATCTCAAGAATACGGTTTTTATTCCCGATTTTGCATTCCGCCATCCCGATGGCCGCACGGCACTGCTCGAGATCGTCGGTTTCTGGCATCCCGATTATCTGAGGCGCAAACTCGACAAACTCCGCCGCGCCAATCGCAAAGACCTCATCGTCGCTGTTTCCCGCGATCTCAATGTCCAGGAAGAAGATTTCGAGGATGTGCCCGGGCATGTTTTCTTTTTTAAAACCCGAATCCAACCGCAGGATGTCGCCCGACGCCTCGATCAAATTCGCCCCGAAGATTGCGTAAATGATTGA